The Aedes aegypti strain LVP_AGWG chromosome 3, AaegL5.0 Primary Assembly, whole genome shotgun sequence genome contains a region encoding:
- the LOC5569396 gene encoding trypsin 5G1-like, with translation MHSSTLFFTSLTQSIMASLFTVLAVASVLATTSQALPSRPHHLRSWSNPFLRSAGRIVGGYEVDIADVPFQISLQQDFGHFCGGSIISSKWVLTAAHCASSSEDPQMNIRVGSTKHTQGGQLVAVKRVVQHPEFDFSTIDYDFALLELDEELQLDDEFYAVELPEQDEPVEDGSCLQVSGWGNTQSAAETGVELRAAYVPSVNQEKCIQAYSSFGLVTPRMLCAGFDKGGKDACQGDSGGPLVEGSKLVGVVSWGKGCALEGYPGVYSRVAAVREWIKETSGV, from the coding sequence ATGCACAGTTCAACCCTATTCTTCACCTCCCTAACACAGTCAATCATGGCTTCGCTATTCACAGTTCTAGCAGTTGCTAGCGTTCTTGCGACCACCAGTCAGGCACTCCCGAGTCGTCCACATCATTTGCGTTCATGGTCTAACCCCTTCCTGCGATCTGCGGGCCGTATCGTCGGAGGCTACGAAGTAGACATTGCTGACGTCCCGTTCCAGATATCGCTGCAGCAAGATTTTGGACATTTCTGCGGAGGATCCATCATCAGCTCCAAATGGGTGCTGACAGCTGCGCATTGTGCCTCCAGTAGCGAAGATCCACAGATGAACATACGCGTCGGATCCACTAAGCATACCCAGGGTGGTCAGCTGGTAGCAGTTAAACGTGTCGTTCAACATCCGGAGTTCGATTTCTCGACCATTGATTACGATTTTGCGTTATTGGAGCTGGATGAGGAATTGCAACTGGATGACGAATTCTACGCCGTTGAGCTTCCGGAACAGGATGAACCGGTCGAGGATGGATCGTGTCTACAGGTTTCCGGCTGGGGCAATACCCAGAGCGCTGCAGAGACTGGGGTGGAATTGAGAGCCGCATATGTTCCGTCGGTGAACCAAGAAAAGTGTATTCAAGCTTACAGTTCGTTTGGATTGGTGACCCCACGGATGTTGTGCGCTGGTTTTGACAAGGGAGGCAAGGACGCTTGCCAGGGAGATTCCGGCGGCCCGCTGGTTGAGGGATCCAAGCTGGTCGGTGTGGTTTCCTGGGGTAAGGGATGTGCCCTGGAAGGCTATCCAGGAGTATACTCTAGGGTGGCAGCCGTTCGCGAATGGATCAAAGAAACCAGTGGGGTGTAG